The Couchioplanes caeruleus sequence CGCCGACCAGGCGGCGGCCGAGCTCGCCACCGAGATCGGCCGGCGGGAGACGGCGCGGCCCGCGGATCCGTTCGCGCTGACCACCTCGTTCGAGGAGCTGCTCGCAGGGTAGAAAGGGCGGGACGACAGGGGGAACCATGGCGGAGATCGTGCTCGTCCGGCACGGGCAGACCGAGTGGAGCGCGGCTCGCAGGCACACCTCGTACACGGACCTCGACCTCACCCCGGTGGGGGAGCAGGAGGCCCGCCGCGCGGGGGAGCGGCTGAAGGGACGCGAGTTCGCGGCGGTGATCTCCAGCCCGCGCCGCCGGGCGGCACGCACCGCCGAGCTCGCCGGGCTGGCCGTCACCGAGACGACCGAGGACCTGGCCGAGTGGCACTACGGCGACTACGAGGGCATCACGAGCGCGACCATCCGCGAGACCCGTCCCTCGTGGTCGCTCTGGACCGACGGCTGCCCCGGCGGCGAGTCGCCGTCCGAGGTGGGCGAGCGTCTCGACCGGGTGCTGGACCGGGCGCGGGACCACCTCGACCGGGGCGACGTGGCGTTGATCGCGCACGGGCACTGCCTGCGGGTGGCGGGCGCGCGGTGGATCGGCCTGCCGCCCAGCGGCGGCGGCCTGCTCCGTCTCGATACGGCGACGCTCTCGGCGCTCGCCTTCGAGCACGGCAACCCGGTCATCGGCTTCTGGAACGCCGCCGCCTGAGCCGGTCGCTCAGCAGGTCTGAGCGCCGGCGTCGGTTCGCCGGTATTCCTGCGGGCTCAAGCCCCGGACGCGCTTGAATGCGGTACTGAGCGCGAAGGCGCTGCCGTAACCGACCTGCCGTGCGACGGCGGCCACGGTGGTGTCCGGCTCGCGCAGGAGGTCCGCGGCGAGGTCCATGCGCCAGTCCGTCAGGTACTTCATCGGCGACTCCCCGATCAGGGAGGTGAACCGGCGGGCGAAGGCCGCCCGGGACGTGCCGACCTTGGCGGCGAGATTCATGATGGTCCACTGGTACGCCGGGTCGGCGTGCATCAGGCGCAGCGCCGGGCCCACGACCGGGTCGTGCTGCGCCCGGTACCAGCCCGGCGTCGCGGTCGCGGCGTCGGCGAGCCACGAGCGCAGCACGGACACGAGGAGCAGGTCCAGCAGCCGGTCGAGGACGACCTCCTGACCCGGCTCGGTCCTGCCGATCTCGGTCCCGAGCAGGGTGACGAGCGGCGCCTCCGCCGGGCCGGCGGGGCGGACGAGCAGCGGGGGCAGGACGCGCAGCAGACGCCGGCTGACCTCGCTGTGCATCTCGTACGTACCGCTCAGCATGACGGCCGCGCCATCGGCGCTGTCGCCCCAGGTCCGCACGCCGAGGCTCATGTCCTCCGCCATGGCCTCGCCACGCACGGTGGTGCACTGCTGTCCCGGGTGGATGACGATCTGCACGGGCGTGTCCGGAGCGTCGGCGATCGTGTACGGGTCCGGCCCGCGGACGATGGCCACGTCGCCCGGGTGCAGCCGGACCGGGTGGTCGCCGTCGGGGACGATCCACGCCGTGCCGCGGACCATGGTCACCAGCGAGAGCGGGGCCCGGTCCTCGATCCGCAGGCACCACGGCGGGTCGAGGATCGAACGGAGCAGGAAGGCCCCACGGGCGCGCGGCTGATCCAGCAGTCCGGCGAGGGCGTCCACGGCAGCGAGTGTAGAGGTCGGGTGAGGCCGTCAGCCCCAGACGCCGGTGGCCGAGGTCGCGCGGGCGTACCCGGCGAAGTCCTTCGGCTGCCGGCCCAGGGCCCGCTGGACGCCGTCGGCGAGGCCGGCGTTGCGTCCGTCGAGGATGGTGTCGAACAGCTCGGCGAACTGCGCCGGCTGACCGTACTCGCGCAGCATGTCCGCGAACTGCTCGCGGGTGAGCCGGGTGTAGCGGATCTCCCGGCCGGTGACCGCGGAGAGCTCCTGGGCGACGTCGGCGAAGGTCAGCAGGCGGGGCCCGGTCAGCTCGTAGACTTCACCGGCGTGGCCGTCCTCGGTGAGAGCCGCGACCGCGACGTCGGCGATGTCGTCGGCGTCCACGAACGGCTCGCCGGCGTCGCCGACCGGCAGCGCGATCTCGCCGGCCAGGACGGGCTCGAGGAAGAAGCTCTCGCTGAAGTTCTGGTGGAACCAGCTACACCGGACGATCGTCCAGGCGGCACCGGCGGCCTCCACCACTTTCTCGGCGGCGCGGGCGGCCTCCTCGCCGCGGCCCGAGAGCAGCACCAGGCGCTCGACGCCCGCGGCCACCGCGAGCTCGCTGAGACCGGCGACGGCGTCCACCGCGCCGGGGAAGCCGAGGTCCGGGTAGTAGGAGATGTAGACGCCGCCGACCCCGTCGAGGGCTGCCGGCCACGTGGTCCGGTCCTCCCAGTCGAAGGGGGGCTGCGCGGAGCGCGACCCGACGCGCACCTCGCGACCCGCGTCCACGAGGCGCCGCACCACGCGGCTGCCGGTCTTGCCGGTGCCGCCGATGACGAGGATGGGCTCGAGCCGGCCGGAGGCGGTGGGAGAAGTATCGGTCATGACCCCAGTCAAGCCGGACGATCGAAGACGAACCATAGCTGGAAGGCTCATGGGCATGTGCGAGCGTCTACGGCATGACGGTCACCTCGGCCAGGGCCGCGGGGATGCCGCCTCTCGCCAGGGCGCGGCGTTGGCGTGTCGCGCCGGTGCCCTCGTCGCGCACGCGGTCCAGTTCGGCCGCGACGAGCCTCGCGTCGCCGAGGCGGCGCAGCGCCGGCTGCACCGCCGTCACCAGGTCCGCGACCACGTCCCAGGCCGGGCGGGCCGTGCCGGCGTGCAGGTCGAGCAGCGTGCCGTCCATTCCCGAGTGGGCCGCGTTCCAGTGCGCGGCCGTCACGAGATGGTCCGGGACCGGAAGTCCGCCGCCGTCCACCAGGCAGGTCGCCACCAGCGAGCGGACCAGCGCCGCCAGCAGCACGGTGTCGGCGGGTGCCGGGCACACGTCGGCCACCCGGATCTCCACCGTGGGGTAGGCCACCGACGGGCGGGCGTACCAGAGCACCATGCTGTCGTCGAGCATCGCGCCGGACGAGACCAGCAGGGCCACGGTGCGGTCGTAGTCCGCGGCCGAGGCGAAGGCCGGGACGGGTCCGAGCGCCGGCCAGCGGGCGAGCTGCAGCGAGCGCCAGCTAGCGTGGCCGGTGTCGGCGCCCGCGTAGAGCGGGGAATTGACGGTCAGCGCCTGCAGCACCGGCAGCCAGGGCCGCAGCCGAGTGCAGACGCGCACGGCCGTCTCCCGGTCCGGCACGCCGACATGGACGTGGCAGCCGCACACGGCCGCGTCGTACGCGATCGGGCCGTAGTGCCGGGCGATCGCGTGGAACCGGCGGTCGTCGGTCGGCTCGCGCACCGGCTCGGCGACCGGAATGGCGCCGATCGCCACGAGGTGGGCGCCCGCCGCCGTGGCCGCCGTGGCCGCGGCCCGGCGCAGATCGGTGAGCCGACCGGCCAGCTCCGGCAGTTCCGTGCAGACTGGGGTGACCATCTCGATCATGCTGTGCCGGAACTCCAGCCGGCTCTGCGCGCGCACGGCGTCGGGCAGCGCGGCGAGGACCTTCTCCACCACGGGCGCGTTCTCGCCGGTGTCCGGGTCGAGGAGCAGGAACTCCTCCTCGACGCCGAGGGTGGGCCCGCCGGTCACGGGCGGGTGGCGGTGAGGACCACGACGGCGATGCGCTCGGCGTGCGCGTACGCCTCGCCGTCGAGCTCTTCGCCGTAGACGTCCGGATCCGCCTCGCGGTAGGTCCAGCTCAGCCCGGTCTCCTTGAGGCGCGCCGCGGCCGCTTCCCGCAGCGGGTCCTGGCCGGCGACGATGCCCGTGCCGCTGAACAGCACGAGGGAGCCGCCCGGGGCCAGCCGGTCGGCGGCCGCGTCGAGGATCGCGAGCGACAGCTCGTGACCCTCCGGGCCGCCGCCGTCGCGGTAGGCGCGACCGGCCGGATCGATCATGAACGGGGGATTGGAGACGATCAGGTCGAAGTCGCCGTCGACGCCGGAGAGCAGGTCGCTGTGGCACGGGCGTACTCCGGGCGTGCCGGCGAGCGCCACGTTGACCTCGGTGAAGCTCAGCGCGTCGGGGTTGATGTCGACGGCGAGGACCTCGGCGTCGCAGGCACGCTTGGCCACCGTGATCGCGCCCGCGCCGGTGCCGCACCCGATGTCCACCGCCCGGCGTACGGGCCGGTCGCGGCCGGCGAGGTGCGCGGCGGCGGCGTCCGCCATCCGGTAGGTGTCCGGGCCGAAGAAGACCGAGTCCGCGGCGGTGGTCGGGAAGGCCGAGTGCACGTACAGCTCACCGTCGTACGTGGAGAATCGCACGCGGCTGCGTACCAGGTCGCCATCGCGTGCCCACACTCCGGCGGCGTCCATCAGGGCGGCGATCCCGGCGGGCAGCACCTCGGGTGGGGCCGGGCGGCTCCAGCCGAAGATGTCGCGCAGGTCGCGGGCCAGCGCGTTCTCGGGGCGGCTGTTGACCCGGGCGTGTGTCGCGGGGGTGACGGTGGTGAAGGAGTACCCGAGGTCTTTGAGGGCGGTGCCCAGCTCGCGGAGGGCGGCTCCGGCAGTCGTCGTGATCATGGCCCGCTGTGTGCCCCGCCCGGCGGTGGATATTCCCTCCTGCGGGTGCCGGGTACGGAGAATTGTCATCGGACGCACAGGTGCGGCACAAGAACAGTTCAGGCGCGGGGTGAA is a genomic window containing:
- a CDS encoding histidine phosphatase family protein; amino-acid sequence: MAEIVLVRHGQTEWSAARRHTSYTDLDLTPVGEQEARRAGERLKGREFAAVISSPRRRAARTAELAGLAVTETTEDLAEWHYGDYEGITSATIRETRPSWSLWTDGCPGGESPSEVGERLDRVLDRARDHLDRGDVALIAHGHCLRVAGARWIGLPPSGGGLLRLDTATLSALAFEHGNPVIGFWNAAA
- a CDS encoding AraC family transcriptional regulator, producing MDALAGLLDQPRARGAFLLRSILDPPWCLRIEDRAPLSLVTMVRGTAWIVPDGDHPVRLHPGDVAIVRGPDPYTIADAPDTPVQIVIHPGQQCTTVRGEAMAEDMSLGVRTWGDSADGAAVMLSGTYEMHSEVSRRLLRVLPPLLVRPAGPAEAPLVTLLGTEIGRTEPGQEVVLDRLLDLLLVSVLRSWLADAATATPGWYRAQHDPVVGPALRLMHADPAYQWTIMNLAAKVGTSRAAFARRFTSLIGESPMKYLTDWRMDLAADLLREPDTTVAAVARQVGYGSAFALSTAFKRVRGLSPQEYRRTDAGAQTC
- a CDS encoding NmrA family NAD(P)-binding protein — encoded protein: MTDTSPTASGRLEPILVIGGTGKTGSRVVRRLVDAGREVRVGSRSAQPPFDWEDRTTWPAALDGVGGVYISYYPDLGFPGAVDAVAGLSELAVAAGVERLVLLSGRGEEAARAAEKVVEAAGAAWTIVRCSWFHQNFSESFFLEPVLAGEIALPVGDAGEPFVDADDIADVAVAALTEDGHAGEVYELTGPRLLTFADVAQELSAVTGREIRYTRLTREQFADMLREYGQPAQFAELFDTILDGRNAGLADGVQRALGRQPKDFAGYARATSATGVWG
- a CDS encoding carboxylate-amine ligase, whose protein sequence is MTGGPTLGVEEEFLLLDPDTGENAPVVEKVLAALPDAVRAQSRLEFRHSMIEMVTPVCTELPELAGRLTDLRRAAATAATAAGAHLVAIGAIPVAEPVREPTDDRRFHAIARHYGPIAYDAAVCGCHVHVGVPDRETAVRVCTRLRPWLPVLQALTVNSPLYAGADTGHASWRSLQLARWPALGPVPAFASAADYDRTVALLVSSGAMLDDSMVLWYARPSVAYPTVEIRVADVCPAPADTVLLAALVRSLVATCLVDGGGLPVPDHLVTAAHWNAAHSGMDGTLLDLHAGTARPAWDVVADLVTAVQPALRRLGDARLVAAELDRVRDEGTGATRQRRALARGGIPAALAEVTVMP
- a CDS encoding methyltransferase, producing MITTTAGAALRELGTALKDLGYSFTTVTPATHARVNSRPENALARDLRDIFGWSRPAPPEVLPAGIAALMDAAGVWARDGDLVRSRVRFSTYDGELYVHSAFPTTAADSVFFGPDTYRMADAAAAHLAGRDRPVRRAVDIGCGTGAGAITVAKRACDAEVLAVDINPDALSFTEVNVALAGTPGVRPCHSDLLSGVDGDFDLIVSNPPFMIDPAGRAYRDGGGPEGHELSLAILDAAADRLAPGGSLVLFSGTGIVAGQDPLREAAAARLKETGLSWTYREADPDVYGEELDGEAYAHAERIAVVVLTATRP